TTGATTGGCGAGCTTGCCATCGAGGTTAATCAGGGTCACCCCATAGGGATCGTCAGGGATGGCCTGATACTGACCCACATAGCGCGCCAGCTCTTCTGCCGCGACTGGCAGATCAGTCAGGGTTTGATTAAAGTAGCTTTTCAGCATCTGTTGATAGGTGTCATGAAAGTTATCATTTGATCCATTGGATGCTAAAACCAGCGTCATCTTTTCCTGAGGGAAATAGGCCGCCATCGCGTTATATGCATCAAAAGTCCCACCGTGCCCAAATCCTTGCTTGTCAAAAAAATCAATGGGTTTAATACCCAAACCAAAACCATTTTTGGTCTGCTTCATGGTATCAACCAATGGCAAAGGGATAATCTCACCGTTAAACAAGGCATTATAAAAAATCGCAACCTCTGTGGGTGTTGCCTTAATGGAACCCGCCCCCAGCCCAACAGACATATTGGATGCAGGAAACATTGACCATTGCCCATTATCAAAGGAGTACGAATGTTGAGTTTGATGGGTATCGCGCACATGTACCGTTTGAGTCAGGTTTAATGGCGTTGTTATCTTTTCACTGAGTATCTCACCAAAGCTCTTTTGGTATACCTTTTCCAGGATGAGAGCCAGCAGATAATAGTTGGAGTTGCTGTACTCCGCTTTGGTGCCTGGTTCAAAATCGCTGCCCAGCGCCAAAATTCGGTTGAGCATACTCTCACTGCTTTGATTCTCTGTCCGATAGTCAAAAAATCCTTTTCCTTTTTTGGTGTAATTGCCAATGCCACTGGTGTGCTGAAGCAGATTTTTGATGCTGATTAGGTGTCCATTTTCAAGGGTCGGAAAAAATGCCTCGAGTGTTTGTTCCAGCGTCAGCTTTTGTTCGTCAACCGCCTTTAGCACAAGGGCGGCTGTGTAGGTTTTTGACACTGAGCCAATCAAGTAAGCTGAATGTGTGGTCGATTTTTCATTCTTGCTTATATCATCGAAGCCCGAGCTATCTGAAAAAATCACTTTACCTGAATGCATCAACACAACACTGCCCATAAAGTCAGATTGCGAGCGGATGTCATCAAATGCCCTGTGCAGCCTCTCCTGCCTTGACTGAATATCGTCAATCTGCGTGGTATCTGTGTCTTTTTTGCCACAAGACATCAACACCGCTGCACTGCATAGTACGGCAAGTAAAACTCTAGTCATCAGTCACGTCCTTGTTTTAATGCACAAGCTAAGGCTTTCACGGAGATAACGCCCGGCTCAGCGGTGAGCGAAGTGAATCCGCTGGAGCCGCTTGTTATGTCTCCCATCTTTGCAGAATATTTTAGAATTTTTCGCCTTTTGTAGCATCATTAAGATAATATTTTTCACCAGTCAGAACGCTTGAGTAAACGGCTTTCAAGTAATTCGAAAGCGTTTGGCTGGTATTGCTTAATTCCACGTCAGCAAGCTCCTTAAGACGCTGATAATCCAATAGTTCAGATAATGAATCCTCAGATATTTCTGTGTATGGTCCGTTAGTAGAATCACTCCCGCATCGACCCACGAGCTTAGCTATCTTTTCTATGCCTAGCTCTTCATTTATCCACTTACTGAAAACTTGCCTTGTTTTTTCCTTAGACACTCGATAGAAAACAAAATAAATATGTGATGCATGAATAGAGTCGGCAAGCCCACCATCTAGTAACTGACTCGCAACCATGTCGGACCAAGTTTTAAGGTATTCTTCTCCTTTTTCGGGGGATAGCCACTGCTCTTCTTTTAATCTCGGATCATCTGTCTCTATCCTTCCTAGCTGCACTAATAGTCGACGACTTATGTCAGCTGTAATTGGTAGAAAGCTGGGATTTTGGAGCAAATCGAAGAGAAATTGCTCCTTTTCATCCAAGACCTTAATAAAAGCAAATGTCAACCACATTATATTTCGATATGGTTCAAACCCAAAGAAACCGTGAACAGCATCTTCAAAGCTCTTTAAGTACGGCGAATCTAAAAAGACCGTATATAGAGCCTTTAATGAGAGAGCAGCATTCTCTTGGTTAGCCTTCTCAATATTATGGTGCAAAAGTTCAAATAATCGCTCTACGAAACCTTCAGAAATCGCTCTTCTCAAATACTCCTCGCGATTGATTGATCCATTTAAAAATGAAACTATGTCGGTATCTGATGCGAATCCCGTTGGAATCTGATAATGAAGTGCGATATAAAGTCTTTTCTCTGATGCAACCCGTCCACACTGATCATAATCGGAACCATACATCGAATAACCGGAACCTTCGAGAAGTGGAAATAATTCTTTGAGAATGCCTTTTAGATAAACCACATCTTTTCCAGGTGCGCGCGTAATAATACTATCTCGTTTATCTTTGTTTTTCTCTACAACCTCTTCTCTCTTATCAAAAGCAAGACTGTCATCGAATTTTCGACCTACATAATATTCAGGAGACTCTTTTAGGGAATGGTATATTTCTTGAGCTTTGATAGCCAAGACAGACAAGCAGTATAAATCAGTAAAACATACGTTGCCTTCTGTTTGTGAGAGCACGAAACGTAAATGATTAAAGGTTCGTTTTAGCTCTCGCGGATTTCGTATTAAATATTTAACATAACTATGATATAGATAGCTAAGTCGCTCTTGGTCACGTTCAAAGCTATCCGTTAACGATTTATCTGATAAATTCTGAAGTTCTATATCAGCCAGCTTTTGAAGATCATTGTGAGCAATAAGAGGCAATGAAATCCGTAACTGAACAACTTTATCTATATATTGGTTCGAATTTTCAATGCCGTGCTTTTCTAGTGAGCTTGCGAGATAAGTAGGATCAAAAGACAGCAAGAAAGATGTCCCAGGAAAGTCAGCTACAGCTTTTACCAACCTAACCACTTGAAACGCCTCATCTGGGGTCAGGCGATCAATATCGTCAATTATGACGACAATTGATACCCCAAGCTTCTTTAGAAGATCGTTAATCTTATTTTTTCTGCCAATTAAATCTAACTCTTTTAGCTTGCTAATTTTTTTAGTGGCTCCACCAACCACTTTGAAAAC
This portion of the Shewanella amazonensis SB2B genome encodes:
- a CDS encoding KAP family P-loop NTPase fold protein, with the protein product MGSYHNDQPITGESESPDLLRREAFSEHLATVLRIAPSDDCMTASLEGEWGYGKTSVINLVKKSLGNQENGPVIVEYNPWLAGKAEALVQDFLVQFSSQLNIPDRPKEGLKAAKELLAYSELFNAMKFIPGVEPWASTVQGVFKVVGGATKKISKLKELDLIGRKNKINDLLKKLGVSIVVIIDDIDRLTPDEAFQVVRLVKAVADFPGTSFLLSFDPTYLASSLEKHGIENSNQYIDKVVQLRISLPLIAHNDLQKLADIELQNLSDKSLTDSFERDQERLSYLYHSYVKYLIRNPRELKRTFNHLRFVLSQTEGNVCFTDLYCLSVLAIKAQEIYHSLKESPEYYVGRKFDDSLAFDKREEVVEKNKDKRDSIITRAPGKDVVYLKGILKELFPLLEGSGYSMYGSDYDQCGRVASEKRLYIALHYQIPTGFASDTDIVSFLNGSINREEYLRRAISEGFVERLFELLHHNIEKANQENAALSLKALYTVFLDSPYLKSFEDAVHGFFGFEPYRNIMWLTFAFIKVLDEKEQFLFDLLQNPSFLPITADISRRLLVQLGRIETDDPRLKEEQWLSPEKGEEYLKTWSDMVASQLLDGGLADSIHASHIYFVFYRVSKEKTRQVFSKWINEELGIEKIAKLVGRCGSDSTNGPYTEISEDSLSELLDYQRLKELADVELSNTSQTLSNYLKAVYSSVLTGEKYYLNDATKGEKF
- a CDS encoding serine hydrolase domain-containing protein, whose protein sequence is MTRVLLAVLCSAAVLMSCGKKDTDTTQIDDIQSRQERLHRAFDDIRSQSDFMGSVVLMHSGKVIFSDSSGFDDISKNEKSTTHSAYLIGSVSKTYTAALVLKAVDEQKLTLEQTLEAFFPTLENGHLISIKNLLQHTSGIGNYTKKGKGFFDYRTENQSSESMLNRILALGSDFEPGTKAEYSNSNYYLLALILEKVYQKSFGEILSEKITTPLNLTQTVHVRDTHQTQHSYSFDNGQWSMFPASNMSVGLGAGSIKATPTEVAIFYNALFNGEIIPLPLVDTMKQTKNGFGLGIKPIDFFDKQGFGHGGTFDAYNAMAAYFPQEKMTLVLASNGSNDNFHDTYQQMLKSYFNQTLTDLPVAAEELARYVGQYQAIPDDPYGVTLINLDGKLANQFPDGYTQALRYEGDGRFVYDQVGAEPVYFIISDNGDRLSTRLGEKGEEEVKMKVVH